The Flavobacteriales bacterium genome contains the following window.
GTGGAGCTCTGAAGATGTATTCTTGGACACCGTGCTCGACTTGAAGAAGCACGAAGCATCCTATCACATCTTGAGCACTTTGAATGACGTGGATCGTGAAGAGGATCTCACCGAAGAACTCAAACAACTTCTAGAGAAACAGGATTCCTGAAAATGTGAATGTCAGCCATTCGATAACGTCTCGATCCGAGATGATAGCAATATCGCAATATTACGTTGAGTGATTCCGGACATCAATTGGACTTGACGAATCCCTTCAATCCATTATTTTCATCGCCATGCCCAATGATTCTCAAAAGGCCTGTCAAGAATGTGGCACTTCCATCCACGGAAGGGAGGACAAGAAATTCTGTAGCGAACAGTGTAAGAATACTTGGAACAACCGCAGGAACAGAGCGGCCAATGCTGCCATACGGAGAACGAATGCCATTCTCAGGAAGAACCGGAGGATCCTATTGGATATGAATCCGACAGGGAAGAAGAAGGTGAAAAGAGAGGATCTGATACGTGCGGGATTCGATTTCAACTACTTCACCGAAGTGTATCAGACAAAAAAGGAACAGGAATATCGATACTGCTACGACCAAGGGTATCTGGAGATCTCTCCAGGCTGGTACATCCTGGTGGAGAAGAAGGAATTCTCCTGATCAGCTGGCCCAGAAGTAGATGATCAAAATGATGAATGCCAGAACGGCAACGGCTACTATGACCGGTCCTCCGATCTCATTTTCTTCTGGTTCTAAGTGCTCTCCCATAGTTCTCGATTTGAGGGCAAATTTCATTTTTTTTCTGAGATATGTGACCTTTTCTATCCTTTCCGTCTTAAAGACGATTGTTGAGAGACAATTCCTTGGTCTAATGTGTTATAAGAGGTAGAAAAGATCCCGGATTCGTCCGGGATCACCTTTTTTAAAGCCTTTCTTATCTTGTAAAGGCCAATTTTACCGAAGCACCGACAATCAATAACCTATGTTACGTATCCTTCTCTCCATTCTCGCTGGCGTCTTCGCTGGCGGAATAGCCGTGGCCATACTCGAGGTATGGCTGATGGACCTGCTCTTCGATATGCCGGACTCTATGATTCCGGATGACCCTGAAAGTGTAGCTGCTCACATAGAAATCATACCTACTGGAGCCAAGTGGCTCGTTGTGCTCGCTCAGGGCGTGGGCGCATTCGTAGCCACCTGGGTGGCTGCCCGAGTGTCGCAGGATAATCGCAAGGCTGCTATGACGGCCGGGATCATCATCTGCGTATTCACCGTGATGAATCTATTTATGATTCCTCACCCAGCATGGATGTCTGTGGCTATGCCTTTAGTGGCCATACTCGGTCTGGTCTTCGGACTGCGGAATACCGCTTGACCTCGGAATTCAGGTCAGCTTTCCTTCTTATCCAGTTCACGCTGGATGATCTGCTCCAGTTGGTCGATCCCGACCTTCTTGGCGATGATCTTCTTCTCCTTATCCAAAAGCAGGACTACAGGAGTGGAGTGTACATCATAGTACGTGCGGAAGTAGTCCGGGTGCTCGGGACTATCCGATACATTGATCAACTTGCCCATTTCCGGGTGCTCACGTAGATATTCCACCCATTCCTCATTCTCATGGGGATTGCCTACCGCATAGACCTTCACCCCTTTATCAGCAAACTTCTCATACATCTTGACCACCTTGGGATTCTCCTTCTTGCAATGTCCACACTCGGGATCCCAGATGTAGATGACCGTATAGTCGGCATCCACATCATAGAGCGAGGTGAATCGTGTGCCTGTGGTATCATGGAGGTTCATCATAGGCGCTTTCTTACCTAGTAAGGTGGGTTTCATGCGCATGGCCCGATCGGTGACGCTGGCCATGCTGGTGCTGTCCATCCATGGCGTGCGGCCCGTCATATAATAGTTCTCGATCATATGCACGAATGCGGCATCCATACCCATGATCTTGCTCGTCTCGAAGCTATAGGTCAGATAGTGCACCACGTATTTGAAGAGTTCCTCGTCATAATCCACCTTCTGGATGAATTCATCTGCGTAGCGGCTGACTGTATCGGGATTCTGTAGAATCGCATTGCTGAAGAAATCCTTGAACTTCTTGTCGAATTCCGGGGTACGGGCGATAGCTGGATTATCCAAGGGCACATTGTCGAAGAAATGTTCGACATAGTATCGGTACTGGAAAAGCGAGTCGGTGACCACTCCATTCTCATCTTTGGGAGGATCCGGAATCTCTATCGGTATGGTCATGCCGATGACCTGTGCGCCCCAGTTATCGGGATGCTTCTCCAAGAGTTCCCTCTGTTTGGCTCCTACATCCTTATTGATCTGTACGATCTGTGTGCTGATCTCACCGCTCTTGACCGAGTCCGAAGCATTTTCTACCAGCGCCTCATTGAGTTGGCTCACCTCTTTCTTCTTCTGATTGATGAACTGGATGTACTCGTAATACACCTGATTGCAATCCGAGCCCTTGACCTCGATGTTGCCGATGAAATCGCTGGTATCGCTCTCTATCTCGAAGTGCTGGTCCTCATCCAACAGCACCTCGTAGAGCTTAGGGCCGGGGAGTACAAATGCATATTTCCCACCTCGCATCGCTTCCTCCCCTTCAAATACAGCTATCCCCTTCTTATTGAATCGAGCGGTATCAGCATAGTAGAGTTTGGAACCGAAATAATTGGCCAGATACACTGTGCTGTCCTTCAAGCTGCCCACATCCAGGGTGATACGGTATCCCTGGGCTGAGAGGGATGATGTGAAGAAGAGAAGTCCAGTAAGGATCGATAGGGAGAGAATGAATCTGTTTTTCATTGCTTTCGATTGATACCTGAGCGATTTTACGTTTTCGACAGAGCGAAGTTATAACGTCTCTCCACTCAGCAAACTTCACGCCATTTCATTGCGTGTCTTGAATTCACTGGTCAGGTGGAACTCTATGTCCGGATTGTTCTCTTTCTCCAGGTTGAGCATCCAAGCAGAAGGGGCAAGGTAGACGTAATTCCCATCCTTATCC
Protein-coding sequences here:
- a CDS encoding glycosyltransferase, translated to WSSEDVFLDTVLDLKKHEASYHILSTLNDVDREEDLTEELKQLLEKQDS
- a CDS encoding DUF2116 family Zn-ribbon domain-containing protein, producing MPNDSQKACQECGTSIHGREDKKFCSEQCKNTWNNRRNRAANAAIRRTNAILRKNRRILLDMNPTGKKKVKREDLIRAGFDFNYFTEVYQTKKEQEYRYCYDQGYLEISPGWYILVEKKEFS
- a CDS encoding DUF5106 domain-containing protein, with product MKNRFILSLSILTGLLFFTSSLSAQGYRITLDVGSLKDSTVYLANYFGSKLYYADTARFNKKGIAVFEGEEAMRGGKYAFVLPGPKLYEVLLDEDQHFEIESDTSDFIGNIEVKGSDCNQVYYEYIQFINQKKKEVSQLNEALVENASDSVKSGEISTQIVQINKDVGAKQRELLEKHPDNWGAQVIGMTIPIEIPDPPKDENGVVTDSLFQYRYYVEHFFDNVPLDNPAIARTPEFDKKFKDFFSNAILQNPDTVSRYADEFIQKVDYDEELFKYVVHYLTYSFETSKIMGMDAAFVHMIENYYMTGRTPWMDSTSMASVTDRAMRMKPTLLGKKAPMMNLHDTTGTRFTSLYDVDADYTVIYIWDPECGHCKKENPKVVKMYEKFADKGVKVYAVGNPHENEEWVEYLREHPEMGKLINVSDSPEHPDYFRTYYDVHSTPVVLLLDKEKKIIAKKVGIDQLEQIIQRELDKKES